The stretch of DNA AGCTCACAACCACGGTGCCGTTCCCTGTCTCCGCCTGGTCCACAGTGACGCGCTGGGGTGCCGCACTCGGCACTGCTGGGACAACCACACTGAAACACCCGGTACCCCCAACGGACCCCACCTACCCATCCATCCCTCATGCCCAACACACCTTCTTCAGGTATCCAGAGGTGCCTGGTGTTGCTGTCCAAGCCCTGGGTCCCACCAGAGTAGGGTCTGACCTTGAACTCGTACTTGTGTCCCCTACGGAGGGTGGGGATGGTGGCACTGAGCTCCCTGCCCACGTCCTGCTGGAACCAGGGGGTGATGGTTGGGTGTAGGCAGCGGTACAGCACCACGTAACCCTCTGGAGCCGGCGCTGGCACCAGCATCTGGAGACGATGGGAAGGGTTACCAGATGGGATGGGACACGGGGATGGAGCTCCAGCCTCATCCCCATGTCACATCCCACCCTTCCGGCGGGGACAACCTGCCAGCGGAGGCGGACAGCGGCGGCGGGCAGCGTGGTGCCGTTGTCCAGGTGGAGCCGCACAGCCAGGAGGTCTCGTGGGGCAGCGTCCCATCGGCCAGGTGGTGGCCGCTCTGTGGAGCAAAGGGAGGGTGACAGCAGGAGGAAGGTCCCTGGGCACCTGCCCAGAACCCACCTCAGATACCCATCCCTGGAGACCCTGATGTCTCCCTGGATGGACCCACTCAGATGGACCACTTGGATGTACCCCCCTTAGATGACCTCCTTGGATGGACCTCCCTTGGATGGCCCCCCATGGATGGACTTTCCTTGAATGACCTCTTTGGATGGACCCCTCTTGGATGGACCTGTCTTGGTTGGACCTTCCCTCACACACCCCTTGGATGACCTCTTTGGTTGGACCTCTCTTGTTTGGACCTCCCTCGGACAGACCTCCCTTGGTTGCACCTCCGTTTGACACCCCTTGGATGACCTCCTTGCCTGAACCTCCCTTGGATGGATCTCCTTTTGGGTGACGTCTTTGGATGGACTCCTCTTCGATGGGCCTCCATTGATAGACCTCACTTGTTGGGCCTCCCTTGGACCTCCCTTGGATGACCTCCCTGGATGGACCTCTTGGTTGGACCACCCCTTGGGCGACCCTCTTGGATGGACCTCCCTTGGATGAACCTCCTTTGGTTGGACATCCCTTGAACACCCCTTGGATACCCCTTGGATAACCTCCTTGGTTGGACCTCCCTCGGGTGACCTTCTTGGATGGACCTTTCTTGGATGGAACTTCCTTGGTTGGACCTCCCTTGGACCCCCATGGATGATCTCTTTGGATGACCTCCCTTGGCTGGACCTCTCTTGTTTGGACACCCCTTGGATGACCTCCTGGGCTGAACCTCCCTTGGATGGTTCTCCCTTTTCGTGACCTCCTTGGATGGACCCCTCTCGGTTGGACGTCCCTTGGTTTGACCTCCCTTGGACACCCCTTGGATAACCTCCTTGGTTGGAACCCCCTTGGTTGAACTCCTTGGATGACCCCCACAAGACGGCCCCATTTAGATCCCCTCACATGGCCCCCTAGATGACCCCGGGTGACAGTGGTGGCCGCGGATGTCCCCTCACTGACCCGCCACCCGCAGGTGGGTGGTGGCGGCGGCGCTGCCCAGCTGGCTCTGTGCCGTGCACACGTAGGTGCCGCCGTCGGCTGGCGTCACTGCGAAGAGGCGCAACGTGTGCTTCTGGTCCACCTCGTGCCTGCGGGCATCACCAGCTCATGGTcacccccatccccaccccggGGAGGTGACACCCCCACCCTGCCACCACCCACCTGCCCCACGGGAGGTCCCCGCGCTCCTTGTGCCACTGCACCCGCGGCGCCGGGTCCCCTTGCGCGTCGCAGCCCAGCTCCACCGTGTCGCCGCCCGCCGCCACCACGTCACTTGGGTGCCGCACGATGGTCGGCTTCTCTGTGGGGTGACAAGGAGGAGGTGCCATCGAGGCCACACGAGGTGTCCCCCACCCGCGGGTGACGCTTGGCTTACCCAGGACAGCGACACGGGCGCCCCGGCTCTCCCTCTCGCCCGCCGCGTTGGCTGCCACGCAGACGTAGAGCCCGGAGTCGCTGCGCCGCGCCGGCATCACCCGCAGCTTCCCCTCGGTCACCACGTACCGCCCGCCGCTCACGTCCAGGGTCACCCCGTCCTTCTTCCAGGTGACACGGGGCTCGGGGTGCCCGGAGGGGGGGACGCAATCCAGCTCCAGGGCTTGTCCCACCGTGGCCACCAAGTCCCCCGGCTGCAGGCGGAAATTGTCCCGCAGCGCTGTGGCCGGAGGGGATGCCGTGGGTTGGGGGGGGACAGTGGAttttttggggtcccccacCCACATCCTGTCCTTACCCGGTGCAGGTTGGGGTGTCTCAGGGAGGTGGCAGCCTGTGGGTGACATGGAGGCCGATGGGTGCCCTGAGTGTGGGCTCAGCCTAGGTGGGGCAGATTTTGGGGGAATATTGGGGGAATTGGGGGAGTTCTCCGCCCCCCGGGGCCGCACTCACCTCCCCGGTGCAGCACGGCCAGGCAGAGccccagggccagcactgccgCCCAGCCGCCCGCCATGccggtccctgtccccccaaaTCCCCGTCACCCCCGGCGGCACCGGGGCCGGATCCTGCTCCGGATGCGGGGGGACAATAGCCGGACGCCGGGGCTGGGAAGTGacggggcggcgggagggggtGGACAGACGGACAAACAGCTCAGCTGGGCTGTGGCAGTGGGAGTGCCTggtggcaccagcagcacccgCAGTTTGGGGACACCGGTGGTTAATGAATTTAATTAGTCAGAAGAAATTCCCCCCCTGtattcagaggaagaaaagttaAGAAACGAGGTTTTGAGCGGAACCGTCAGTAGGGACAAGAGTGAATGGTCCAGGTTCTCCCAAGCTCTGCAAGCTTAAATTTGTTACTTTGGGGACACCGGTCGTTAATGAATTTAATTAATCAGAAGAAGTTCCacctcctcccaccccctctacactcagaggaagaaaggagcTCTTAGCTGGGGCCATCAGTAGGGACCAGAGTGAACACTCCAGGTTCTCGCAAGCTTAAATTCATGTGTCAGCAGGTGCGTCGAGCCCACCACCCACCCCTTGTGTgtcccccctgcaccccagggttGTCACCCTGTCCCACAAAGTCACCCCCGGGTGCCGCCGCGGGCTGGGCAGTAGTTTAGTTTATTGGTTAGTAGCGCTccagcaccccagggtgccCCGGAACCAGGTTTGCACCCTAAACCTGTTTCCCAGGAAGACCTGGGAGGGGGGCAATGGCACGTGCCCCAAAACGGGggattttcacagaaaatccAGGCGCGGGGAGGGGGAGCAGCGGCGGGGGGTCGTGCACACACGGGGCGCGGGGTCCTCGCTCGGCACGACCCCCGCGCACTTGTGCACGCTCCATGTCGCGGTTGCACACTTGGTGCAAGCTCTTTTCACCTGTTCCACGCATGCAGCTTCTGCATGCTCCACGCACACTTGCTGCAAGTGCTGCATGCACACTTCCTTTGCACGTGCTTTGCACGCTCGCTGCATGCTCTCTTGGCGTGCTCCATGCATGCCCGTGCAAATGCTGCATGCATGCACTCTCCTCACACTCTTTGCACGCTTGCTGCACACTCCATGAACACTCACTCTGTGTGCTCTATGCCCACTTTCTGCAAGCGTTGCATGCACGCTCTCTCCTCACACTCTTTGCACGCTTGCTGCATGCTCTGTGCATGCTCTCTCTGCATATTGCATGCATGCACTCTCCTCACACTCTTTGCACGCTCGCTGCACACTGTGCACGTGCTCTCTGCATGCTCCATGCCCACGCTCCGCAAACGCTGCATGCACGCTCTCTCCTCACTCTTTGCACACTCGCCGCATGCTCCGTGCACACCCCCTGCAAACACTGCGTGCACGCTCTCTCCTCATGCTCTTCGTGCACTTGCTGCACACTCCGTGCACGGTCTCTCTGCATATTGCATGCATGCTCTATTCTCACACCCTTTGCACGCTTGCTGCATGCTCTGTGCACACCTTCGGCGAGCACTGCATGCGCAGTCTTTCTTGCACACTGTGCGTGCACCCTCTTTGCACATCACATGCGTGCTCTCACTGCACACTCTGCACACACTCGTGCACACCCTCTTGCACTATCTCTGCATGCCCTGTGCACGTGCCCTTGCACGCTGGGTGCACGCTCTGCCTGCACGCTGGGTGCACGCTCCCTCCACTCTCTGCACACGCGCTGTGTGACACCTCTGCACACGCTGTGTCCACTCTCTCTGCACATTGTGCACGCAATCGCTCGCATGGTCTGTACGTACTCTGTCTGTGCGCTCCGTGCACGCTGCCCTTGCACCCGACGTGTGCACTGTCTGCGCGCTCCGTGCATGCTGTCTCTGCATGCTGTGTGCACACTCCCTCAGTGTGCTGCACGCATGCTTTCTCTGCATGCCCCATGCATCTTGCTCCACACACTGCATGCACACTCTCTTTGCATGCTCTGTGCATGCCCTCTTGCAAACTCCATGCATGCCCTCTCTGCACGCTGCATGCACGCTCTGCGTGCTCTGTGCATGCCCTGTAGCACACTCCATGCATGCTGTTGCGTGCTCCATGCATGCTCTCTGGCACACTCTGCTCACTCTCTCTGCACGCTCCACGTGTGCTCTCTTGCATGCTCTGTGCATGCTCTGCACACCGTGTGCACACTCTGCATGCTCCATACATGACCCCGCTGCGCACCGCATGCACGCTCTCCCTGCACACTCTGCATGTGCCTTCTTGCAAACTCAGCGCCTGCTCCTTCTGTACACTCTGCATGCTCCATGTGTGCCCTCTTGCACACTCTGTGCATGCTCTGCATGCTGTGTGTGCGCTCTTGCGTGCTCTCTCTGTGCACCGCATGCTTGTTTGCTCTGTGCATCCCTCTGGCACACTCCATGCATGCCCTCTCTGCACACTGCATGCAAGCTCTGCGTGCTCCGTGCATGCTCTCTTGCACGCTCTCTCTGCACGCTCCATGTGTGCTCTCTTGCACGCTCTGTGCATGCTCTGCACACTGTGTGTGCTCCCGCGTGCCCTCTCTGTGCACTGCGTTCTTGCTTGCTCTGTGCGTGCCCTTTTGCACGCTCTCCCCACGCACCACGTGCACGCTCTGTCCCGTGTGCTCCCGGCACACGCGTGTGCTTTCTGAATGCTCCCTGCACACGTGTGTGCTTTCCGCGTGCTCCCTGCACGCTTGTCCCGGCCAGCAAGCCACCAAAGCGACGCCCCGGGCAGGCGGGGGACGGAAGAGGGGAGCTCCGGGTGGGATCAATAGCAAATTAGTGACTTTACACCCAGCAAAACGCCGGCTGGAGGCAGCAGCGGGGCCTTGCGTGTCCCCACCCGCTCGCCACCGCCCGAGCGCGCACATGTCCCCCGCTCAGGCGCTGATCTCCACGGCGTTGGCCTCCTCCTGCTCGCGGATGACGTGCACGCCGGCAGTCCGCAGCAGCCGCGGGGCACCGCGGGAACGCGCTGGCGACCCCGGCGGCGACCTGTGCGTCCGCGTGGAGGCGGGCGAGCGCGCCGGCGAGCGATGGTAGCGGCGAGTCGCGCGCCCCACGGGGCCCGGGGAGCGACCGGCCGCAGGCACCGGGGAGCTGGTGTAACCCGCTTCAACCGCACCGCGGGGTTCGGCCGGCGAATCCTCCTCCGCCTCCGGCGAATCCTGCCAAAAGCCAAGGGTAGACGAGCATGCGAGAGCCGGCACCGCGGGACGGAGCCGGCGTGCTCCCGGCCACTCACCTTGTCCTTGAGGATGTACAAGGCCACTGGGTTCTTGCGCTCGTGGTCGCCGCTGCGTGTGATGCCCTCGGCTGCGGGGAGACGAGGTGTTGCTCACCGCGCGCTCCCCAACCCACCGCCGCGCTGGCGCTGGGCACTCACCGTCGTGCTTCAGGCGCTCCTCGTCCTGCTCAGCGTAGTCGGAAGCCGGTTGCAGCTCTGCTTGTCGCTTctccctggggaggggacaggggatgGGGCAAAAGTGGCACCGTGGGATGGGGAACGTCCCATGGggcagctggggaagggctcGGTGGGGCGGGGATGGGATGGCATGGCATGGGATGGGGTGAAATAAGATGAAGAGGTAGGACAAGACTGGATAGGATGAGATGGGATTGAGATTGGGATTGGACaaggtgggatgggatgggacgggacgggacgggacgggacgggacgggacgggatgggacgggacgggacgggatgggatgggatgggaaaaGATGTGTTGAGATgatgagacaggatgggacaagATGGGACAGGATGGGATGAGATGGTTGGGTCAAGGCAGGATGAGATGGGAGGGGTTGGGATGAGATGATATGAGGTAACATGATGAGATGGGGCAAGATGTGACAAGATGTGACGGGATGGGACAAGatgagatgggatgggatgggatgggatgggatgggatgatgAGAGGTGGGATGGGATCAGATGGGATGGGACAGATGGGTGAAGGcaggatggggtggggtggggatgggatgggatgagatgGGATGGAAGGGAATGGGACAAGATGGGGCAGGATGAGTTGAGATTGAGATGAGATGATGAGATGAGGCAAGAGAGGACAAGACAAGATAAGACAGGATGTGATGAAGTGTGGTGAGATTGGGTGTCCAGGACAAGATGGGATGATGGGAGAAGATAAAATGGGACAGGACGGGATGGGACAATATGGGACAGGAGAAGAGGAACCCCCTTTGGCTCCCATATCACCCCTGGCCGTACTTCTTGGAGGGTTTCCAGCAGGCACAAACTGTCACCAGGGTGACGAGGAGGAAGATGCCGCCCGTGGAGAGGATGATGTAGAGGGAGCTCCGGCCTGGGGGAGATGAATGAGGGGGGACAACCCCCCAAAAGATTTTAGGTGGGAGCATCTACGAGGGGTTGCAGGAGGGGGTGATGGGTGGCTCACGGTAGACGGTGAGCTTCACGGGGACGCTGCGGCCGTGGCTGATGGGGTTCTCCACCAGGCAGCTGTAGACATCATCGTCAGCCATGAGGACGCGGGTGATGGTGAGGATCTTCTGGTCGGGGGAGAGGAGCAGGCGGGAGTCGTTGCTCAGCGGTCGCCCGTCCTTCAGCCACGTGTAGGTGGGTTTGGTGCCGTTCTCATGTGAACAGTTGAGGGTGAAGAACTCGCTGAGCTCCAGCACCGTCGAGGAGGCCACCAGCACTTGCGGCTTTGAGATGGGGACTGTGGGCAAGCAACCAGGGTGATGCTGTGTCTTGGAGGACGGACGGACCCAAGGGACAGGAAGGGGGACATCAAAACCCCACCGGGGATGTAGCTTGGTTGcatgaacccccaaacccacctccTGGTTGGAGAAAGGCCACCCAAAAAGATGTCCCATGGAGAACCCAACCTCCATCGGACACCCTTCTTGCGCTTACTGTCCACGGTGAGGTTGATGGTCTTCTCGCCGGTGAAGGTGTCGTCGGTGATGGACACCTCCACCTCGTACGCGCCTTCGTCGCTCAGCTGCAGGGGGCTGATGAGCAGTGAGCCGTTCTCCAGCACCCGGATGCGGTCGCGGTAATCGGGCCGCAAGTTGCCGATGATCTCGGTGCCGATGGACTGGACGACGGTGACGGGTTTGTCCCGTTTCAGCTGCCACTTGACCACCGGCTTGTCGGTGCTGGCGCTGGCGTAGCGCACCGAGAGCAGCGCCGCCTTCCCCGCCGTGCCACGCACCAGCGGCGTGGGGCTGGTGATGTTCACCCCCGCCAGGAGaccttggggtgggggggacagaCGGTGGGGACACCAAGAAACACGGGGAACCCCCTCCCGGAGCTGGGGTGAGTGCCCCCAAAATGCTTCGCTGGCCCTGGGGTGGATAACCCTTGTTTGTGTGAACATTCGCAAAGATGCACCACCCCGAAAAGTGTGTGGGGTGCAAGTGCTTGTGCACGCGGGTCAGTGTGATGGTGTGCAAAGAATGCACCCCAAAAAATGCATGTGTCACCCCAAAAATTGCATGGGAGtgggagagctgctgcagccaggtTGATGCAACCCTTTGCAAAATGCATGCATTGCCCTCAAAATTGCATTGGGGGATGGAGCGCTCTTGCAGTCAGGTTGATGCAATGCTTTGCAAAAATGCATGTGTTGCCCCCAAAATTGCACTGAGGGAATGCACTTGCAGCTGGTTCAGTGCAATGCTTTGCAACAAATGCACGTGTCACCCCAAAAATTGCATGGGGTGATAGTGCTCCTGCAGCCAGGTTGATGCAACCCTTTGCAAAGACGCATTGCCCTGAAAAGTGCACGGGGCAACGCGATGGTTTGCAAAAATGCATGTGTCACCCCAAAAATTACATCAGGGAGGGAGTGCTCTTGCAGTCAGGTTATTGCAACCTTGTGCAAAATGCATGCATCACCCCCAAAATTGCACCGGGGGGGGAGAGCTCTTGCAGCCAGGTTGATGCGATGGTTTGCAAGAATGTTTGCAATGCCCCCAACACTGCATTAGGGGAGGGGACGCTCTTGCAGCTGGTTCAGTGCAATGCTTTGCAACAAATGCACGTGTCACCCCCAAAATTGCATGGGGGTGAGAGTGCTCCTGCAGCCAGGTTGATGCAATGCTTTGCAAAAGTGCATGTGTCACCCCAAAAATTGCACTGAGGGAATGCACTTGCGGCTGGTTCAGTGCAATGCTTGGCAACAAATGCATGTGTTGCCCCAAAAACTGCATTGCAGTCTGGGAGTGCTCTTGCAGGCAGGTTGATGCAACCCTTTGCAAAATGCACGTCACCCCAAAAATGTAGGGGGTTGAGTTTCTGCACCTGGGTCAATGCAATGCGTTGCAAAAAATGCACGTGTCACCCCCAAATTGCATCGGGGGAGGGAGTGGCCTTGCAGCCAGGTTAGGCAATGGTTTGCAAAACTGCATGCGTGATCCTGCAAGTTGCATTGGAATTGGGGAGAGCTTGTGCAGCCAGGCTGATGCAACCCTTTGCAAAGATGCATTGCCCTGGAAAGTGCATGGGGTAATGCGATGGTTTGCAAGAATGCATGTGTCACCCCAAAAATTACATCAGGGAGGGAGTGCTCTTGCAGTCAGGTTATTGCAACCTTGTGTAAAATGCATGCATCGCCCCCAAAATTGCACTGGGGGGGAGAGCTCTTGCAGCCAGGTTGATGCGATGGTTTGCAAGAATGTTTGCAATGCCCCCGACACTGCATTAGGGGAGGGGACGCTCTTGCAGCTGGTTCAGTGCAATGCTTTGCAACAAATGCACGTGTCACCCCAAAAATTGCATGGGGGTGAGAGTGCTCCTGCAGCCAGGTTGATGCAATGCTTTGCAAAAGTGCATGTGTCACCCCAAAAATTGCATTGCGGTCTGGGAGTGCTCCTGCAGCCAGGTTGATGCAACCCTTGGCAAAGATGCATAGCCCTGAAAAGTGCACGGGGCAGTGCGATGGTTTGCAAAAATGCATGTGTCACCCCAAAAATTACATAGGGAGGGAACGCTCTTGCAAGAGGTTCAGTGCAGTGCTTTGCAACAAATGCATGTGTCACCCCAAAAATTGCCCAGAGGGAACACACTTGCAGCTGGTTCAGTGCAATGCTTTGCAACAAATGCACATGTCACCCCCAAAATTGCGTGGGGGGGTGAGAGTGCTCCTGCAGCCAGGTTGATGCAACCCTTTGCAAAATGCACATGTCACCCCCCCAAAATCCATTGGGGTTTGGGCACCCTCCCATTGCTGGGTGGGTGCAAACGCGCTGCAAAAGCACCCGCGTTCCCCCCAAAATGTGCGTGGAGGGGGGAAACAGGAGATTTGCTGCAGCCGTGTTGATGCGACCTGTTGCAAAATGGACGTATCCCCCCCAAAATGGATTTTGCACCCCCTTGGTTGCTCCAGCCCCCCCCAATTATATCATGGGGGCGGATGCACACACCGAACAAACCTcatattgaaaagaaaagagagggggGGGAAgtgggaaatggaagaaaaaggctTTAAACAGCCCGAAAAGTCATGGGACCTATTGGTATTCAgcgtccgtccgtccgtcctcCCGGCGCCGCTCGGTCCTGACagcatcccccccccccccgaaaTTTTAAGGGACCCCCATGGGGAAAACCCACCCACGGGGTGCAAAAGCGGCTTTAACGCATCCGTGCACCCccaaattgctgcttttttaaccattttcttcccatttttaaCCCAATTGTGATATTTTTCTCCGCTTCGGGTGATAAATTTGGGTTGTAAATCACTGtttctttgggggaaaaagcaCAGTGGCATTTTTTGGGGTGCCCAgggggtattttggggtgcGAATCAAAGGCGGTGATGTGTGAACCTGTTCGCTTGGCACCCCCAGGGAAACGGGGCCAGTTTTGGGGTCAAACTTGGGGAAAACGGTGCAAAATTGTCGTGGGTGTTTTAGCCGGGATGGGGCAGTTTGGGGTTCGTCGAGCACCAAAAACTGCGGGTTTAGGGCAAAAATATGATGGACGTAAGCGAGGGTGCAGCAGGATGGGAGTAAATGGGGGGGAAACGGGGTCGTTGGGGAAGCTGAATGATGGCGAAGAGAGCAGTTTGAAGATCAAATATAAGTAAAAATTGGGAGGAAAAAGCGTGGGGGGGTCAGGGCCGGTTTCCCCCTCTCggaaagtgtttttttcatagttttaaATCCCAGTTTTCCCCCAATTTTCCCGCTTCCGCAGAGTGGGACGCAGcaccccccaaaccctcccctCCCAGCGCATCCTCTGCCTCGCTACCCCCCGAAAAGGGTGGGAAAACGGGGGAAAAGAGAGGCAAATTGGGCAAATGACCCACCTGCGTGCAGCGCCAGGAGCCAGGCCAGCGGCAGCGGGCGGGGGCGAGCGCGGGGCCCCCCCGGGGCGGCCTCTGCTCCCCACATCTCGGGCGCCTTCGCCCCCCGATTCCTGCGCCTCCCTCTCCGGGCACGTCCCGTCGCGCTCCCGACCTGGCCCGGCGCCCgcctcatttattttctgctttttctcccgtttttgttttgttcttccccTTTCAATAGGGCCCTGTGTGCTCTGGCCTCCCCGCCGGCCTCGCGCTGACATGTATTtggggcaaaaaaaccccgatttgtgatttttcccccttctccgAGCCCCCGTTTCCAGGTTTTCCCCATTGCGGGAAGACGCTCGAGCGTGGGGGTCACTCTCCCCACTGTCTCCGTGGACAATCCCGCAGGGTTTCGGGCCCCGttaaatcattattttcaattttcagGGGGCATTTTGCAAAGTTGACCCCCCCCAAAtaagcttgttttgttttccaggccGTGTCCGGGCGTCGTTCCAGCTCCGCTGCCAATTAGTGCCGGTTCccggggacacggggcaggACGCCCGGAGCCGCGTCCCCCCCCGGCACTCAGACCTGCCAGAATCCGTGAGTCCCCCCACAACGCCCCCCAGGAGGCGCTGAAACGGGGTCAGGGCCAATGAGCATCGTGCCTTTGGGGAGAGGTTTTGGGGGGTGCTTTGGGGGGTGTTTTTGAGGAGGATTCTCAGAATCGCGTGCTTATAACAAGCAGATatcttgggggggggggttgaggatgttgtgggggatACTCCAGGGATATTTTGGGGGATGTTAGTCTGTTTCAGGAGGTGCTCTGGGGGCGGTTCAGGGGGCTGTTTCGGGACTGTTTTGGGGGGGACACAGCGCAGTCATCGCCCCCCCAACTCTCTTGGCCACCCGAGCGGGACTCGAACCCTCAACCCCAGGAGAGTGAGTGGGCGGGGCCGGGAGGGGCGGGAAGGAGCTGGGGGCGGGGCCAGTGGGGCGGGGAGATGGGTGGGGAGATGGGCGGAGCCTGGAGGGGCGGGGAGATGGGCGGGCCCGAGGACGGGGCCAGAGAGGCGGAAGTGGCGCCGGGTTTCAAAGCGGCGGTTGAGGCGGAGGCGGCGGTTGGTGGGTGTGGGGGGGACAcgaggggtgggggggaccAGGGGCTATGGGCGGGCAGGGGGTGAATGGGGGGGGTCCAGGTATTGGGGTGTCCCATGGGTGGGGAGGATGCAGGGTTTGGGAGGCCCAGTGATTTGGGGGGAAATAGGACAgggttgggggggcagggtgTAAATAATGGGGGCAGAGATTGGGGGGACCATGGGGAAGGGGTGGCGGGGATCAGGGTTTGGAGGGGCCTATGGGTTGGGGTGGCCCatgggtggggggtgcagggtttgggggtccaGGGATTAGGGGGGAAATGGGACAGGGTTGGGGGGCCCAGGGTGTAAATGGGGGGGCGGGGGAGATAGGGattgggggggtcagggggtgaatggggggagcagggtttgggggtgggCATGGGGCAGGGGTTGGGAGGGTCAGGGGGTGAGTGTGTTGGGGGCGCCCATGGTGGGAAGGGGGAGCAGGGGGTGAATGGGGGGGCGTGAATTGGGGGTGCCCATGGGGAAGGGGTGGGGtctcagggtttgggggttggATGGGCGTGTccatggggtggggggggggg from Columba livia isolate bColLiv1 breed racing homer chromosome 24, bColLiv1.pat.W.v2, whole genome shotgun sequence encodes:
- the HEPACAM gene encoding hepatic and glial cell adhesion molecule, producing the protein MRRAPGQVGSATGRARRGRRRNRGAKAPEMWGAEAAPGGPRARPRPLPLAWLLALHAGLLAGVNITSPTPLVRGTAGKAALLSVRYASASTDKPVVKWQLKRDKPVTVVQSIGTEIIGNLRPDYRDRIRVLENGSLLISPLQLSDEGAYEVEVSITDDTFTGEKTINLTVDIPISKPQVLVASSTVLELSEFFTLNCSHENGTKPTYTWLKDGRPLSNDSRLLLSPDQKILTITRVLMADDDVYSCLVENPISHGRSVPVKLTVYRRSSLYIILSTGGIFLLVTLVTVCACWKPSKKEKRQAELQPASDYAEQDEERLKHDAEGITRSGDHERKNPVALYILKDKDSPEAEEDSPAEPRGAVEAGYTSSPVPAAGRSPGPVGRATRRYHRSPARSPASTRTHRSPPGSPARSRGAPRLLRTAGVHVIREQEEANAVEISA